A genomic window from Buteo buteo chromosome 13, bButBut1.hap1.1, whole genome shotgun sequence includes:
- the EXOC7 gene encoding exocyst complex component 7 isoform X2 translates to MIPTEEVSARRREIEGKLKQEEETLSFIKESLEKSDQLTKNMVSILSSFESRLMKLENSIIPVHKQTENLQRLQENVEKTLSCLDHVISYYHVAKDTEKIIKEGPTGRLEEYLNCMDKIQKAVEYFQDNNPDSPELNRVKSLFERGKESLESEFRSLMTRHTKPVPPILILDLISGDDEMETQEEMSLEHLPESVLHDIIRISGWLVENGRNQDFMTVYFQIRSVQLDRSVKGLKDHFRKNSSSTGVPYSPAIQNKRKDTPTKKPIKRPGTIRKAQNLLKQYSQHGLDGKKGASNLIPMEGHEHDLRVKHLSDTLSDKHGPAAGRDDVFDIEIDAYIHCVSAFVKLAQSEYQLLTEIVPEHHQKKTFDSLIQESLDNLIMEGDNIVSAARKAIIRHDYSAVLTIFPILKHLKQMKPEFDQVLQGTAAGTKNKLPGLITSMETTGAKALEEFADNIKNDPDKEYNMPKDGTVHELTSNAILFLQQLLDFQETAGAMLASQETSSSASSYSSEFSRRLLSTYICKVLGNLQLNLLSKSKVYEDPALSAIFLHNNYNYILKSLEKSELIQLVAVTQKTAERSYRELIEQQIQTYQRSWLKVTDYILERNLPVFQPGVKLKDKERQMIKERFKGFNDGLEELCKIQKAWAIPDMEQRDKIRRAQKTIVKETYGAFLNRYGNVPFTKNPEKYIKYQVDQVGEMIEKLFDTSA, encoded by the exons ATGATCCCCACCGAGGAGGTGTCGGCCCGCAGGAGGGAGATCGAGGGCAAGCTCAAGCAG GAAGAAGAAACTCTGTCTTTTATCAAAGAGAGCCTTGAGAAGAGTGACCAGCTTACAAAGAACATG GTTTCTATCCTCTCCTCCTTTGAAAGTCGTCTGATGAAGCTGGAGAACTCAATCATCCCTGTCCATAAACAGACAGAGAACCTGCAGCGCTTGCAGGAGAATGTGGAGAAGACCCTGTCCTGCTTGGATCACGTCATCAGTTACTACCATGTGGCTAAGGACACAGAGAAGATCATAAAGGAAGG cccCACTGGGAGGCTGGAGGAATACTTGAATTGCATGGACAAAATCCAGAAGGCAGTAGAATACTTCCAGGACAACAATCCGGACAGCCCAGAGCTGAACCGTGTG AAATCCCTCTTTGAGAGAGGCAAGGAGTCCCTGGAATCAGAGTTCCGCAGCTTGATGACACGACACACCAAGCCAGTCCCACCTATCCTCATCCTGGACCTGATCAGTGGGGATGATGAAATGGAGACTCAGGAGGAGATGTCTCTGGAGCACCTCCCGGAGAGTGTCCTGCATGATATCATCCGCATTTCTGGCTGGCTGGTGGAAAATGGCAGGAATCAAG ATTTCATGACTGTTTACTTCCAAATCCGCTCTGTCCAGCTTGACCGCTCTGTCAAGGGGCTGAAAGACCATTTCCGTAAGAACAGCTCCTCCACGGGGGTGCCATATTCCCCTGCCATTCAGAACAAAAGGAAGGACACCCCCACCAAAAAGCCAATCAAAAGACCAG GCACGATCCGTAAGGCTCAGAACCTTCTGAAACAGTACTCTCAGCATGGTCTAGATGGGAAAAAGGGGGCCTCTAACCTCATTCCTATGGAAG GTCATGAGCATGATTTACGAGTTAAACACCTTTCCGATACCCTGAGCGACAAGCATGGGCCGGCTGCTG GGAGGGATGACGTCTTTGACATTGAGATTGATGCGTACATTCACTGCGTTAGTGCCTTTGTCAAACTGGCCCAGAGTGAATACCAGCTCCTGACAGAAATCGTCCCGGAGCACCACCAGAAGAAGACCTTTGATTCTCTCATCCAG GAGTCGTTGGATAACTTGATCATGGAGGGGGATAACATTGTCTCAGCTGCCCGAAAAGCCATCATCCGACACGACTATTCGGCTGTGCTCACGATCTTCCCCATCCTTAAGCATCTCAAGCAGATGAAGCCAGAATTTGACCAGGTCTTGCAG GGAACTGCAGCAGGCACTAAGAACAAACTGCCAGGGCTAATCACTTCCATGGAGACCACTGGTGCAAAGGCACTGGAAGAGTTTGCGGACAACATTAAG AACGATCCGGATAAAGAATATAACATGCCAAAAGATGGGACAGTTCACGAACTCACCAGCAAT GCTATCCTTTTCCTACAGCAACTGTTGGATTTCCAGGAGACAGCAGGTGCCATGCTGGCATCGCAAG agaccAGCTCTTCAGCTAGTAGTTACAGTTCAGAGTTCAGCAGGCGGCTGCTGAGCACCTACATCT gCAAAGTGCTGGGCAACTTGCAGCTTAACCTTCTTAGTAAATCCAAGGTTTATGAAGACCCAGCTTTGAGTGCCATTTTTCTGCACAACAACTACAACTATATTCTGAAATCTCTGGAAAA ATCTGAGCTGATCCAGTTGGTAGCTGTGACACAGAAGACAGCTGAGAGGTCTTACCGGGAGCTCATTGAACAGCAGATCCAGACCTACCAGCGCAG CTGGTTGAAGGTGACAGATTATATCTTGGAGAGAAACCTGCCTGTCTTTCAACCAGGAGTGAAG CTCAAGGATAAGGAGAGGCAGATGATAAAGGAGCGCTTTAAG GGTTTTAATGATGGACTGGAGGAGCTATGTAAGATCCAGAAGGCCTGGGCAATCCCAGACATGGAGCAACGGGACAAAATCCGCCGGGCACAGAAAACCATTGTGAAAGAGACCTATGGTGCCTTCCTGAACAG ATATGGCAACGTGCCCTTCACCAAGAACCCTGAGAAGTACATCAAATACCAGGTCGACCAAGTTGGGGAGATGATTGAGAAGCTGTTTGACACATCGGCATAA
- the EXOC7 gene encoding exocyst complex component 7 isoform X8, which translates to MIPTEEVSARRREIEGKLKQEEETLSFIKESLEKSDQLTKNMVSILSSFESRLMKLENSIIPVHKQTENLQRLQENVEKTLSCLDHVISYYHVAKDTEKIIKEGPTGRLEEYLNCMDKIQKAVEYFQDNNPDSPELNRVKSLFERGKESLESEFRSLMTRHTKPVPPILILDLISGDDEMETQEEMSLEHLPESVLHDIIRISGWLVENGRNQDFMTVYFQIRSVQLDRSVKGLKDHFRKNSSSTGVPYSPAIQNKRKDTPTKKPIKRPGTIRKAQNLLKQYSQHGLDGKKGASNLIPMEGHEHDLRVKHLSDTLSDKHGPAAGRDDVFDIEIDAYIHCVSAFVKLAQSEYQLLTEIVPEHHQKKTFDSLIQESLDNLIMEGDNIVSAARKAIIRHDYSAVLTIFPILKHLKQMKPEFDQVLQGTAAGTKNKLPGLITSMETTGAKALEEFADNIKNDPDKEYNMPKDGTVHELTSNAILFLQQLLDFQETAGAMLASQVLGDTYNIPLDPRETSSSASSYSSEFSRRLLSTYICKVLGNLQLNLLSKSKVYEDPALSAIFLHNNYNYILKSLEKSELIQLVAVTQKTAERSYRELIEQQIQTYQRSWLKVTDYILERNLPVFQPGVKLKDKERQMIKERFKGFNDGLEELCKIQKAWAIPDMEQRDKIRRAQKTIVKETYGAFLNRYGNVPFTKNPEKYIKYQVDQVGEMIEKLFDTSA; encoded by the exons ATGATCCCCACCGAGGAGGTGTCGGCCCGCAGGAGGGAGATCGAGGGCAAGCTCAAGCAG GAAGAAGAAACTCTGTCTTTTATCAAAGAGAGCCTTGAGAAGAGTGACCAGCTTACAAAGAACATG GTTTCTATCCTCTCCTCCTTTGAAAGTCGTCTGATGAAGCTGGAGAACTCAATCATCCCTGTCCATAAACAGACAGAGAACCTGCAGCGCTTGCAGGAGAATGTGGAGAAGACCCTGTCCTGCTTGGATCACGTCATCAGTTACTACCATGTGGCTAAGGACACAGAGAAGATCATAAAGGAAGG cccCACTGGGAGGCTGGAGGAATACTTGAATTGCATGGACAAAATCCAGAAGGCAGTAGAATACTTCCAGGACAACAATCCGGACAGCCCAGAGCTGAACCGTGTG AAATCCCTCTTTGAGAGAGGCAAGGAGTCCCTGGAATCAGAGTTCCGCAGCTTGATGACACGACACACCAAGCCAGTCCCACCTATCCTCATCCTGGACCTGATCAGTGGGGATGATGAAATGGAGACTCAGGAGGAGATGTCTCTGGAGCACCTCCCGGAGAGTGTCCTGCATGATATCATCCGCATTTCTGGCTGGCTGGTGGAAAATGGCAGGAATCAAG ATTTCATGACTGTTTACTTCCAAATCCGCTCTGTCCAGCTTGACCGCTCTGTCAAGGGGCTGAAAGACCATTTCCGTAAGAACAGCTCCTCCACGGGGGTGCCATATTCCCCTGCCATTCAGAACAAAAGGAAGGACACCCCCACCAAAAAGCCAATCAAAAGACCAG GCACGATCCGTAAGGCTCAGAACCTTCTGAAACAGTACTCTCAGCATGGTCTAGATGGGAAAAAGGGGGCCTCTAACCTCATTCCTATGGAAG GTCATGAGCATGATTTACGAGTTAAACACCTTTCCGATACCCTGAGCGACAAGCATGGGCCGGCTGCTG GGAGGGATGACGTCTTTGACATTGAGATTGATGCGTACATTCACTGCGTTAGTGCCTTTGTCAAACTGGCCCAGAGTGAATACCAGCTCCTGACAGAAATCGTCCCGGAGCACCACCAGAAGAAGACCTTTGATTCTCTCATCCAG GAGTCGTTGGATAACTTGATCATGGAGGGGGATAACATTGTCTCAGCTGCCCGAAAAGCCATCATCCGACACGACTATTCGGCTGTGCTCACGATCTTCCCCATCCTTAAGCATCTCAAGCAGATGAAGCCAGAATTTGACCAGGTCTTGCAG GGAACTGCAGCAGGCACTAAGAACAAACTGCCAGGGCTAATCACTTCCATGGAGACCACTGGTGCAAAGGCACTGGAAGAGTTTGCGGACAACATTAAG AACGATCCGGATAAAGAATATAACATGCCAAAAGATGGGACAGTTCACGAACTCACCAGCAAT GCTATCCTTTTCCTACAGCAACTGTTGGATTTCCAGGAGACAGCAGGTGCCATGCTGGCATCGCAAG TTCTTGGGGACACATACAATATTCCTTTAGATCCCAGAG agaccAGCTCTTCAGCTAGTAGTTACAGTTCAGAGTTCAGCAGGCGGCTGCTGAGCACCTACATCT gCAAAGTGCTGGGCAACTTGCAGCTTAACCTTCTTAGTAAATCCAAGGTTTATGAAGACCCAGCTTTGAGTGCCATTTTTCTGCACAACAACTACAACTATATTCTGAAATCTCTGGAAAA ATCTGAGCTGATCCAGTTGGTAGCTGTGACACAGAAGACAGCTGAGAGGTCTTACCGGGAGCTCATTGAACAGCAGATCCAGACCTACCAGCGCAG CTGGTTGAAGGTGACAGATTATATCTTGGAGAGAAACCTGCCTGTCTTTCAACCAGGAGTGAAG CTCAAGGATAAGGAGAGGCAGATGATAAAGGAGCGCTTTAAG GGTTTTAATGATGGACTGGAGGAGCTATGTAAGATCCAGAAGGCCTGGGCAATCCCAGACATGGAGCAACGGGACAAAATCCGCCGGGCACAGAAAACCATTGTGAAAGAGACCTATGGTGCCTTCCTGAACAG ATATGGCAACGTGCCCTTCACCAAGAACCCTGAGAAGTACATCAAATACCAGGTCGACCAAGTTGGGGAGATGATTGAGAAGCTGTTTGACACATCGGCATAA
- the EXOC7 gene encoding exocyst complex component 7 isoform X10 — protein MIPTEEVSARRREIEGKLKQEEETLSFIKESLEKSDQLTKNMVSILSSFESRLMKLENSIIPVHKQTENLQRLQENVEKTLSCLDHVISYYHVAKDTEKIIKEGPTGRLEEYLNCMDKIQKAVEYFQDNNPDSPELNRVKSLFERGKESLESEFRSLMTRHTKPVPPILILDLISGDDEMETQEEMSLEHLPESVLHDIIRISGWLVENGRNQDFMTVYFQIRSVQLDRSVKGLKDHFRKNSSSTGVPYSPAIQNKRKDTPTKKPIKRPGRDDVFDIEIDAYIHCVSAFVKLAQSEYQLLTEIVPEHHQKKTFDSLIQESLDNLIMEGDNIVSAARKAIIRHDYSAVLTIFPILKHLKQMKPEFDQVLQGTAAGTKNKLPGLITSMETTGAKALEEFADNIKNDPDKEYNMPKDGTVHELTSNAILFLQQLLDFQETAGAMLASQVLGDTYNIPLDPRETSSSASSYSSEFSRRLLSTYICKVLGNLQLNLLSKSKVYEDPALSAIFLHNNYNYILKSLEKSELIQLVAVTQKTAERSYRELIEQQIQTYQRSWLKVTDYILERNLPVFQPGVKLKDKERQMIKERFKGFNDGLEELCKIQKAWAIPDMEQRDKIRRAQKTIVKETYGAFLNRYGNVPFTKNPEKYIKYQVDQVGEMIEKLFDTSA, from the exons ATGATCCCCACCGAGGAGGTGTCGGCCCGCAGGAGGGAGATCGAGGGCAAGCTCAAGCAG GAAGAAGAAACTCTGTCTTTTATCAAAGAGAGCCTTGAGAAGAGTGACCAGCTTACAAAGAACATG GTTTCTATCCTCTCCTCCTTTGAAAGTCGTCTGATGAAGCTGGAGAACTCAATCATCCCTGTCCATAAACAGACAGAGAACCTGCAGCGCTTGCAGGAGAATGTGGAGAAGACCCTGTCCTGCTTGGATCACGTCATCAGTTACTACCATGTGGCTAAGGACACAGAGAAGATCATAAAGGAAGG cccCACTGGGAGGCTGGAGGAATACTTGAATTGCATGGACAAAATCCAGAAGGCAGTAGAATACTTCCAGGACAACAATCCGGACAGCCCAGAGCTGAACCGTGTG AAATCCCTCTTTGAGAGAGGCAAGGAGTCCCTGGAATCAGAGTTCCGCAGCTTGATGACACGACACACCAAGCCAGTCCCACCTATCCTCATCCTGGACCTGATCAGTGGGGATGATGAAATGGAGACTCAGGAGGAGATGTCTCTGGAGCACCTCCCGGAGAGTGTCCTGCATGATATCATCCGCATTTCTGGCTGGCTGGTGGAAAATGGCAGGAATCAAG ATTTCATGACTGTTTACTTCCAAATCCGCTCTGTCCAGCTTGACCGCTCTGTCAAGGGGCTGAAAGACCATTTCCGTAAGAACAGCTCCTCCACGGGGGTGCCATATTCCCCTGCCATTCAGAACAAAAGGAAGGACACCCCCACCAAAAAGCCAATCAAAAGACCAG GGAGGGATGACGTCTTTGACATTGAGATTGATGCGTACATTCACTGCGTTAGTGCCTTTGTCAAACTGGCCCAGAGTGAATACCAGCTCCTGACAGAAATCGTCCCGGAGCACCACCAGAAGAAGACCTTTGATTCTCTCATCCAG GAGTCGTTGGATAACTTGATCATGGAGGGGGATAACATTGTCTCAGCTGCCCGAAAAGCCATCATCCGACACGACTATTCGGCTGTGCTCACGATCTTCCCCATCCTTAAGCATCTCAAGCAGATGAAGCCAGAATTTGACCAGGTCTTGCAG GGAACTGCAGCAGGCACTAAGAACAAACTGCCAGGGCTAATCACTTCCATGGAGACCACTGGTGCAAAGGCACTGGAAGAGTTTGCGGACAACATTAAG AACGATCCGGATAAAGAATATAACATGCCAAAAGATGGGACAGTTCACGAACTCACCAGCAAT GCTATCCTTTTCCTACAGCAACTGTTGGATTTCCAGGAGACAGCAGGTGCCATGCTGGCATCGCAAG TTCTTGGGGACACATACAATATTCCTTTAGATCCCAGAG agaccAGCTCTTCAGCTAGTAGTTACAGTTCAGAGTTCAGCAGGCGGCTGCTGAGCACCTACATCT gCAAAGTGCTGGGCAACTTGCAGCTTAACCTTCTTAGTAAATCCAAGGTTTATGAAGACCCAGCTTTGAGTGCCATTTTTCTGCACAACAACTACAACTATATTCTGAAATCTCTGGAAAA ATCTGAGCTGATCCAGTTGGTAGCTGTGACACAGAAGACAGCTGAGAGGTCTTACCGGGAGCTCATTGAACAGCAGATCCAGACCTACCAGCGCAG CTGGTTGAAGGTGACAGATTATATCTTGGAGAGAAACCTGCCTGTCTTTCAACCAGGAGTGAAG CTCAAGGATAAGGAGAGGCAGATGATAAAGGAGCGCTTTAAG GGTTTTAATGATGGACTGGAGGAGCTATGTAAGATCCAGAAGGCCTGGGCAATCCCAGACATGGAGCAACGGGACAAAATCCGCCGGGCACAGAAAACCATTGTGAAAGAGACCTATGGTGCCTTCCTGAACAG ATATGGCAACGTGCCCTTCACCAAGAACCCTGAGAAGTACATCAAATACCAGGTCGACCAAGTTGGGGAGATGATTGAGAAGCTGTTTGACACATCGGCATAA
- the EXOC7 gene encoding exocyst complex component 7 isoform X9 — MIPTEEVSARRREIEGKLKQEEETLSFIKESLEKSDQLTKNMVSILSSFESRLMKLENSIIPVHKQTENLQRLQENVEKTLSCLDHVISYYHVAKDTEKIIKEGPTGRLEEYLNCMDKIQKAVEYFQDNNPDSPELNRVKSLFERGKESLESEFRSLMTRHTKPVPPILILDLISGDDEMETQEEMSLEHLPESVLHDIIRISGWLVENGRNQDFMTVYFQIRSVQLDRSVKGLKDHFRKNSSSTGVPYSPAIQNKRKDTPTKKPIKRPGTIRKAQNLLKQYSQHGLDGKKGASNLIPMEGRDDVFDIEIDAYIHCVSAFVKLAQSEYQLLTEIVPEHHQKKTFDSLIQESLDNLIMEGDNIVSAARKAIIRHDYSAVLTIFPILKHLKQMKPEFDQVLQGTAAGTKNKLPGLITSMETTGAKALEEFADNIKNDPDKEYNMPKDGTVHELTSNAILFLQQLLDFQETAGAMLASQVLGDTYNIPLDPRETSSSASSYSSEFSRRLLSTYICKVLGNLQLNLLSKSKVYEDPALSAIFLHNNYNYILKSLEKSELIQLVAVTQKTAERSYRELIEQQIQTYQRSWLKVTDYILERNLPVFQPGVKLKDKERQMIKERFKGFNDGLEELCKIQKAWAIPDMEQRDKIRRAQKTIVKETYGAFLNRYGNVPFTKNPEKYIKYQVDQVGEMIEKLFDTSA; from the exons ATGATCCCCACCGAGGAGGTGTCGGCCCGCAGGAGGGAGATCGAGGGCAAGCTCAAGCAG GAAGAAGAAACTCTGTCTTTTATCAAAGAGAGCCTTGAGAAGAGTGACCAGCTTACAAAGAACATG GTTTCTATCCTCTCCTCCTTTGAAAGTCGTCTGATGAAGCTGGAGAACTCAATCATCCCTGTCCATAAACAGACAGAGAACCTGCAGCGCTTGCAGGAGAATGTGGAGAAGACCCTGTCCTGCTTGGATCACGTCATCAGTTACTACCATGTGGCTAAGGACACAGAGAAGATCATAAAGGAAGG cccCACTGGGAGGCTGGAGGAATACTTGAATTGCATGGACAAAATCCAGAAGGCAGTAGAATACTTCCAGGACAACAATCCGGACAGCCCAGAGCTGAACCGTGTG AAATCCCTCTTTGAGAGAGGCAAGGAGTCCCTGGAATCAGAGTTCCGCAGCTTGATGACACGACACACCAAGCCAGTCCCACCTATCCTCATCCTGGACCTGATCAGTGGGGATGATGAAATGGAGACTCAGGAGGAGATGTCTCTGGAGCACCTCCCGGAGAGTGTCCTGCATGATATCATCCGCATTTCTGGCTGGCTGGTGGAAAATGGCAGGAATCAAG ATTTCATGACTGTTTACTTCCAAATCCGCTCTGTCCAGCTTGACCGCTCTGTCAAGGGGCTGAAAGACCATTTCCGTAAGAACAGCTCCTCCACGGGGGTGCCATATTCCCCTGCCATTCAGAACAAAAGGAAGGACACCCCCACCAAAAAGCCAATCAAAAGACCAG GCACGATCCGTAAGGCTCAGAACCTTCTGAAACAGTACTCTCAGCATGGTCTAGATGGGAAAAAGGGGGCCTCTAACCTCATTCCTATGGAAG GGAGGGATGACGTCTTTGACATTGAGATTGATGCGTACATTCACTGCGTTAGTGCCTTTGTCAAACTGGCCCAGAGTGAATACCAGCTCCTGACAGAAATCGTCCCGGAGCACCACCAGAAGAAGACCTTTGATTCTCTCATCCAG GAGTCGTTGGATAACTTGATCATGGAGGGGGATAACATTGTCTCAGCTGCCCGAAAAGCCATCATCCGACACGACTATTCGGCTGTGCTCACGATCTTCCCCATCCTTAAGCATCTCAAGCAGATGAAGCCAGAATTTGACCAGGTCTTGCAG GGAACTGCAGCAGGCACTAAGAACAAACTGCCAGGGCTAATCACTTCCATGGAGACCACTGGTGCAAAGGCACTGGAAGAGTTTGCGGACAACATTAAG AACGATCCGGATAAAGAATATAACATGCCAAAAGATGGGACAGTTCACGAACTCACCAGCAAT GCTATCCTTTTCCTACAGCAACTGTTGGATTTCCAGGAGACAGCAGGTGCCATGCTGGCATCGCAAG TTCTTGGGGACACATACAATATTCCTTTAGATCCCAGAG agaccAGCTCTTCAGCTAGTAGTTACAGTTCAGAGTTCAGCAGGCGGCTGCTGAGCACCTACATCT gCAAAGTGCTGGGCAACTTGCAGCTTAACCTTCTTAGTAAATCCAAGGTTTATGAAGACCCAGCTTTGAGTGCCATTTTTCTGCACAACAACTACAACTATATTCTGAAATCTCTGGAAAA ATCTGAGCTGATCCAGTTGGTAGCTGTGACACAGAAGACAGCTGAGAGGTCTTACCGGGAGCTCATTGAACAGCAGATCCAGACCTACCAGCGCAG CTGGTTGAAGGTGACAGATTATATCTTGGAGAGAAACCTGCCTGTCTTTCAACCAGGAGTGAAG CTCAAGGATAAGGAGAGGCAGATGATAAAGGAGCGCTTTAAG GGTTTTAATGATGGACTGGAGGAGCTATGTAAGATCCAGAAGGCCTGGGCAATCCCAGACATGGAGCAACGGGACAAAATCCGCCGGGCACAGAAAACCATTGTGAAAGAGACCTATGGTGCCTTCCTGAACAG ATATGGCAACGTGCCCTTCACCAAGAACCCTGAGAAGTACATCAAATACCAGGTCGACCAAGTTGGGGAGATGATTGAGAAGCTGTTTGACACATCGGCATAA
- the EXOC7 gene encoding exocyst complex component 7 isoform X4, translating to MIPTEEVSARRREIEGKLKQEEETLSFIKESLEKSDQLTKNMVSILSSFESRLMKLENSIIPVHKQTENLQRLQENVEKTLSCLDHVISYYHVAKDTEKIIKEGPTGRLEEYLNCMDKIQKAVEYFQDNNPDSPELNRVKSLFERGKESLESEFRSLMTRHTKPVPPILILDLISGDDEMETQEEMSLEHLPESVLHDIIRISGWLVENGRNQDFMTVYFQIRSVQLDRSVKGLKDHFRKNSSSTGVPYSPAIQNKRKDTPTKKPIKRPGTIRKAQNLLKQYSQHGLDGKKGASNLIPMEGRDDVFDIEIDAYIHCVSAFVKLAQSEYQLLTEIVPEHHQKKTFDSLIQESLDNLIMEGDNIVSAARKAIIRHDYSAVLTIFPILKHLKQMKPEFDQVLQGTAAGTKNKLPGLITSMETTGAKALEEFADNIKNDPDKEYNMPKDGTVHELTSNAILFLQQLLDFQETAGAMLASQETSSSASSYSSEFSRRLLSTYICKVLGNLQLNLLSKSKVYEDPALSAIFLHNNYNYILKSLEKSELIQLVAVTQKTAERSYRELIEQQIQTYQRSWLKVTDYILERNLPVFQPGVKLKDKERQMIKERFKGFNDGLEELCKIQKAWAIPDMEQRDKIRRAQKTIVKETYGAFLNRYGNVPFTKNPEKYIKYQVDQVGEMIEKLFDTSA from the exons ATGATCCCCACCGAGGAGGTGTCGGCCCGCAGGAGGGAGATCGAGGGCAAGCTCAAGCAG GAAGAAGAAACTCTGTCTTTTATCAAAGAGAGCCTTGAGAAGAGTGACCAGCTTACAAAGAACATG GTTTCTATCCTCTCCTCCTTTGAAAGTCGTCTGATGAAGCTGGAGAACTCAATCATCCCTGTCCATAAACAGACAGAGAACCTGCAGCGCTTGCAGGAGAATGTGGAGAAGACCCTGTCCTGCTTGGATCACGTCATCAGTTACTACCATGTGGCTAAGGACACAGAGAAGATCATAAAGGAAGG cccCACTGGGAGGCTGGAGGAATACTTGAATTGCATGGACAAAATCCAGAAGGCAGTAGAATACTTCCAGGACAACAATCCGGACAGCCCAGAGCTGAACCGTGTG AAATCCCTCTTTGAGAGAGGCAAGGAGTCCCTGGAATCAGAGTTCCGCAGCTTGATGACACGACACACCAAGCCAGTCCCACCTATCCTCATCCTGGACCTGATCAGTGGGGATGATGAAATGGAGACTCAGGAGGAGATGTCTCTGGAGCACCTCCCGGAGAGTGTCCTGCATGATATCATCCGCATTTCTGGCTGGCTGGTGGAAAATGGCAGGAATCAAG ATTTCATGACTGTTTACTTCCAAATCCGCTCTGTCCAGCTTGACCGCTCTGTCAAGGGGCTGAAAGACCATTTCCGTAAGAACAGCTCCTCCACGGGGGTGCCATATTCCCCTGCCATTCAGAACAAAAGGAAGGACACCCCCACCAAAAAGCCAATCAAAAGACCAG GCACGATCCGTAAGGCTCAGAACCTTCTGAAACAGTACTCTCAGCATGGTCTAGATGGGAAAAAGGGGGCCTCTAACCTCATTCCTATGGAAG GGAGGGATGACGTCTTTGACATTGAGATTGATGCGTACATTCACTGCGTTAGTGCCTTTGTCAAACTGGCCCAGAGTGAATACCAGCTCCTGACAGAAATCGTCCCGGAGCACCACCAGAAGAAGACCTTTGATTCTCTCATCCAG GAGTCGTTGGATAACTTGATCATGGAGGGGGATAACATTGTCTCAGCTGCCCGAAAAGCCATCATCCGACACGACTATTCGGCTGTGCTCACGATCTTCCCCATCCTTAAGCATCTCAAGCAGATGAAGCCAGAATTTGACCAGGTCTTGCAG GGAACTGCAGCAGGCACTAAGAACAAACTGCCAGGGCTAATCACTTCCATGGAGACCACTGGTGCAAAGGCACTGGAAGAGTTTGCGGACAACATTAAG AACGATCCGGATAAAGAATATAACATGCCAAAAGATGGGACAGTTCACGAACTCACCAGCAAT GCTATCCTTTTCCTACAGCAACTGTTGGATTTCCAGGAGACAGCAGGTGCCATGCTGGCATCGCAAG agaccAGCTCTTCAGCTAGTAGTTACAGTTCAGAGTTCAGCAGGCGGCTGCTGAGCACCTACATCT gCAAAGTGCTGGGCAACTTGCAGCTTAACCTTCTTAGTAAATCCAAGGTTTATGAAGACCCAGCTTTGAGTGCCATTTTTCTGCACAACAACTACAACTATATTCTGAAATCTCTGGAAAA ATCTGAGCTGATCCAGTTGGTAGCTGTGACACAGAAGACAGCTGAGAGGTCTTACCGGGAGCTCATTGAACAGCAGATCCAGACCTACCAGCGCAG CTGGTTGAAGGTGACAGATTATATCTTGGAGAGAAACCTGCCTGTCTTTCAACCAGGAGTGAAG CTCAAGGATAAGGAGAGGCAGATGATAAAGGAGCGCTTTAAG GGTTTTAATGATGGACTGGAGGAGCTATGTAAGATCCAGAAGGCCTGGGCAATCCCAGACATGGAGCAACGGGACAAAATCCGCCGGGCACAGAAAACCATTGTGAAAGAGACCTATGGTGCCTTCCTGAACAG ATATGGCAACGTGCCCTTCACCAAGAACCCTGAGAAGTACATCAAATACCAGGTCGACCAAGTTGGGGAGATGATTGAGAAGCTGTTTGACACATCGGCATAA